The proteins below come from a single Prolixibacter sp. NT017 genomic window:
- a CDS encoding FAD-dependent oxidoreductase translates to MAKLNDILSPFTAWKHVVREPVTIKDPLNREAADRYRGFHKNDISECIGCGTCESICQNAAIDLVPVEGVDTKDGDSGLRPRVDYGRCCWCGLCVDVCTTNSLSLSNEYTWVDEDPDSFRFVPGAENKSWDNREKGYKKPGNGYELYNPKREAMEELEPEKRDQSFIEIVQGYSKEQAEQEADRCVECGICVATCPAHMGIPEYIKAIRNDDLNEGLRVLYDTNPLPEICGRICTHKCETVCSVGHHGDPLSIRWLKRYIADQNPAEEYKKILNTENLQPTGKKVAIIGSGPSGLSAAHYLALMGYQCTIYEKLPAAGGMMRFGIPEYRLPYEQLDKDINYILSLGVEIKYNVTIGKDITLEELHNQYDAVFSGTGLHMGRSTRVPGTDHPKVYQAVDLLRDIVLGKEVPVEENIVVIGGGNVAMDITRSLARLQKQKYGKVGVLATSLESEDIMPADREEVIEAREENAVIDPGWGPVEIETEGDKLKGLHVVKCVSVFDENRRFAPKFDEEQKKFFPADMVVESIGQGMDLSYLPEAFKEQLDMDQRGRILVNDDFQTSAGWLFAGGDIIQGPDVIHGIANGHKAAMGIDKYLSEK, encoded by the coding sequence ATGGCAAAGTTAAATGATATACTGTCCCCGTTCACAGCCTGGAAACATGTGGTCCGCGAACCCGTGACCATCAAGGATCCGCTGAACCGTGAGGCCGCCGACCGGTACCGGGGATTTCATAAGAATGATATCAGCGAATGTATTGGCTGCGGTACTTGTGAGTCCATTTGTCAGAATGCTGCCATCGACCTGGTGCCTGTTGAAGGTGTCGATACCAAAGATGGCGACAGTGGTTTGCGTCCCCGTGTAGACTACGGACGCTGCTGTTGGTGTGGTCTGTGTGTGGATGTTTGTACCACCAATTCGCTTTCGCTGAGTAACGAATATACCTGGGTAGATGAAGATCCGGATAGTTTCCGTTTCGTACCCGGAGCTGAGAACAAATCGTGGGACAACCGCGAGAAAGGTTACAAGAAACCGGGTAACGGCTACGAACTGTACAATCCGAAACGCGAAGCGATGGAAGAACTGGAACCGGAAAAACGCGACCAGTCATTCATCGAAATCGTACAGGGATACTCGAAAGAGCAAGCTGAGCAGGAAGCCGACCGTTGTGTGGAATGTGGTATCTGTGTGGCTACCTGTCCTGCTCACATGGGAATTCCGGAGTACATCAAGGCCATCCGTAACGACGATTTGAACGAAGGTTTGCGCGTGCTGTACGATACCAACCCGCTGCCTGAAATTTGCGGTCGTATTTGTACCCACAAGTGTGAAACCGTTTGTTCCGTTGGTCACCATGGCGATCCGTTGTCAATTCGCTGGCTGAAGCGTTACATCGCTGACCAGAACCCGGCAGAGGAGTACAAGAAAATTCTCAATACCGAGAACTTGCAACCTACCGGGAAGAAAGTTGCTATTATCGGTTCAGGACCTTCCGGTTTGTCGGCTGCACATTATCTGGCCCTCATGGGTTACCAGTGTACCATCTACGAAAAATTGCCGGCTGCCGGTGGTATGATGCGTTTCGGTATTCCGGAATATCGTCTGCCGTACGAACAGCTCGACAAGGATATCAACTACATCCTTTCATTGGGCGTTGAAATTAAATACAATGTGACCATCGGTAAGGATATCACACTGGAAGAGTTGCACAACCAGTATGACGCAGTCTTCTCAGGAACCGGTTTGCACATGGGACGCAGTACCCGCGTACCCGGAACCGACCATCCGAAAGTTTACCAGGCAGTCGATTTGCTGCGTGATATCGTGCTGGGCAAAGAAGTTCCGGTAGAAGAGAATATCGTGGTAATCGGTGGTGGTAACGTAGCGATGGATATCACCCGTTCGCTGGCCCGCTTGCAGAAACAGAAATACGGTAAAGTAGGTGTGTTGGCCACTTCGCTCGAATCGGAAGACATTATGCCGGCCGACCGGGAAGAGGTAATCGAAGCCCGCGAAGAGAACGCCGTTATCGATCCGGGATGGGGACCAGTTGAAATCGAAACCGAAGGCGATAAGCTGAAAGGCTTGCACGTAGTAAAATGTGTTTCGGTATTTGACGAGAACCGTCGTTTTGCTCCGAAGTTCGACGAAGAGCAGAAGAAGTTCTTCCCGGCTGACATGGTGGTTGAATCCATCGGTCAGGGAATGGATCTTTCCTACCTGCCGGAAGCGTTCAAAGAGCAGCTGGATATGGATCAACGTGGTCGTATCCTCGTAAACGACGATTTCCAAACCAGTGCCGGATGGTTGTTTGCCGGTGGTGATATCATCCAGGGACCTGATGTCATTCACGGTATTGCCAACGGTCACAAAGCGGCCATGGGCATCGATAAATATTTGTCTGAAAAATAA
- a CDS encoding dihydroorotate dehydrogenase-like protein, with translation MTDLSTKYMGLDLRNPIIAASSGLTDSVENVVKLEINGAGAVVLKSLFEEQIMMDIDEQRMNNMYGSYDDVENYIGFYTKKHRIDHYLELIRESKKKTSIPIIASINCVSASEWTEFASRIQEAGADALELNMFIMPSDGNYTGTDIEQIYFDIVEAVKQHITIPVALKISNFFSGMANFAIKLSETGISSLVLFNRFYRPDVDLEKMKITSSVIYSNPDENAMVLRWIGILKGKLACDMAASTGIHDGETILKNLLVGANAVELASAIYKNGMGIIPQMLTDMTNWMKAHNYNSVSELIGKLSQQNVHKPMIYERAQFMKYFSDVK, from the coding sequence ATGACCGATCTTTCGACAAAATACATGGGATTGGATTTGCGCAATCCCATTATCGCCGCCAGTTCCGGCCTGACCGATTCGGTTGAGAATGTCGTAAAGCTGGAAATCAACGGCGCAGGAGCTGTCGTGCTCAAGTCGCTTTTCGAAGAGCAGATCATGATGGACATCGATGAGCAGCGCATGAACAACATGTATGGCTCGTACGACGACGTGGAAAACTACATCGGGTTCTACACCAAAAAACACCGCATCGACCATTACCTGGAATTGATTCGCGAAAGCAAGAAGAAGACGTCCATCCCGATCATCGCCAGCATCAACTGTGTGTCGGCATCGGAGTGGACCGAATTTGCCAGCCGCATCCAGGAAGCGGGTGCCGACGCGCTCGAACTGAACATGTTCATCATGCCTTCCGACGGGAACTATACCGGTACCGATATCGAACAGATCTATTTCGACATTGTGGAAGCCGTCAAACAGCACATCACCATTCCGGTGGCCCTGAAGATTAGCAATTTCTTCTCGGGGATGGCCAACTTTGCCATCAAACTGTCGGAAACCGGAATTTCATCGCTGGTGCTGTTCAACCGTTTCTATCGCCCGGATGTGGATCTCGAGAAGATGAAGATCACCTCGTCGGTCATTTACAGCAACCCCGACGAGAATGCCATGGTCCTTCGCTGGATTGGCATCCTGAAGGGAAAACTGGCCTGCGACATGGCGGCTTCGACCGGTATCCACGATGGAGAAACCATCCTGAAGAACCTACTGGTAGGTGCCAACGCAGTGGAATTGGCTTCGGCTATCTACAAAAACGGAATGGGCATCATTCCGCAAATGCTGACCGATATGACCAACTGGATGAAAGCACACAACTACAACTCAGTAAGTGAACTGATTGGCAAACTGAGCCAGCAGAACGTGCACAAACCGATGATTTACGAACGTGCCCAGTTCATGAAGTACTTTTCGGACGTAAAATAG
- the nspC gene encoding carboxynorspermidine decarboxylase produces the protein MAIDLSKVPSPCYVLDEGLLRKNLELIRGVKDAAGVDIILAFKGFAMWSAFPIVREYISGATASGAYEARLAVEEMKSLAHTYSPAYTEDDFDEVLECSSHITFNSLSQLERFLPAVKNYSRKISVGLRVNPEFSEVDTDLYNPCSPGTRLGILSSQLGDELPEGVEGLHFHTLCESNSVDLEKTLAAFEERFARFLPSVKWVNMGGGHLMTRKGYDTQHLINLLKAFREKWDVQVILEPGSAFAWETGVLKSTVVDVVENKGIRTAVLNVSFTAHMPDCLEMPYKPRIQGAHFDPVDGKPTYRMGGNSCLAGDFVGYWSFDEELQPGDSIVFEDMIHYTMVKTTMFNGVAHPAIGIWNDETGFHLMREFSYSDYKQRLS, from the coding sequence ATGGCTATCGATCTGAGTAAAGTTCCTTCGCCCTGTTATGTGCTCGACGAAGGTTTGTTGCGGAAAAATCTCGAACTCATCCGGGGCGTGAAAGACGCGGCGGGTGTGGATATCATTCTCGCGTTTAAAGGCTTTGCCATGTGGAGCGCTTTCCCTATTGTTCGCGAATACATCAGCGGGGCAACGGCCAGCGGAGCGTACGAGGCCCGTTTGGCAGTGGAGGAGATGAAGTCGCTGGCGCATACCTATTCGCCTGCTTATACAGAGGACGATTTCGACGAGGTGCTCGAATGTTCATCACACATCACCTTCAATTCCCTTTCGCAACTGGAGCGGTTCCTGCCGGCCGTGAAAAACTATTCGCGCAAGATATCCGTGGGCTTGCGGGTCAATCCCGAATTCTCGGAAGTAGATACCGATTTGTACAATCCCTGTTCGCCGGGAACGCGTTTGGGTATCTTATCATCACAACTGGGTGACGAGTTGCCCGAAGGGGTAGAAGGCCTCCATTTTCATACGTTGTGTGAATCGAACTCGGTTGATTTGGAGAAAACACTGGCGGCGTTCGAAGAGCGTTTTGCCCGTTTCCTTCCCAGCGTAAAATGGGTGAACATGGGCGGCGGCCATCTGATGACCCGCAAAGGATACGATACGCAGCATTTGATTAACCTCCTGAAAGCTTTCCGCGAAAAATGGGATGTGCAGGTGATCCTGGAACCGGGCAGTGCGTTTGCCTGGGAAACCGGTGTGCTGAAATCGACCGTGGTGGATGTAGTGGAAAACAAAGGCATCCGGACGGCGGTGCTCAACGTGTCGTTTACGGCTCACATGCCCGACTGCCTCGAAATGCCATACAAGCCGCGTATTCAGGGCGCACACTTTGACCCGGTGGATGGCAAACCGACCTACCGCATGGGCGGAAACTCTTGCCTCGCCGGTGACTTTGTGGGCTACTGGTCGTTCGACGAAGAGCTGCAACCCGGCGATTCGATTGTCTTTGAGGATATGATTCACTACACGATGGTGAAAACGACCATGTTCAACGGCGTGGCCCATCCGGCTATCGGTATCTGGAACGACGAAACCGGCTTTCACTTGATGCGGGAGTTCAGTTATTCGGATTACAAGCAGCGGTTGTCGTAA
- a CDS encoding AAA family ATPase — MIIGLILRYIKTYQGINYIPITSKDNFCGFVGNNGIGKSTILEALDCYFNDKPWNYNIVTKRSGLSVTKPLITPIFLIEKDKIGASNKPAFEALSNTVWTITEDDVNNAHRVHIKSFLNQRELLSREYNSDDYFLIPLGVDYNNDCALSIFNCNKTALALLPDLSPETNSLNIDQLNILKPLIEEVKNVFQYIYIPKDIDPTTFTKLETTEIQALMGESLNEVLEQRVPQTQISEINRSLNDFLTNLSRELGNYSFRTPTDRQQNLRKNDIYRLIIEAFFSIRKLNKREGEHWLEISSLSSGEKQKAIIEVTHSLIKNHRENSDNLLIGIDEPESSLHMSACFEHFLKMSEISISTRQFLFTTHWYGFLPIIEKGSVTAITKPNSNHLFDLISLENYREMVKQQIRESRGVLPYDIRLKSMNDFIQSIVSSILDDNPFNWIICEGSSEKIYFDFYFADLINGSNLRIIPVGGANEIKRIYEHLVVSIDEFRREIKGKIAFIMDTDADLLQFETNNTSNVFIKRLINKEGDTHLININSNPKAPPTEIEDSLNGKAFYQVLKEFKSNYEELLSFVEEDDTKEEVVSFYALDLRPSEYQNLIRFFDSDNNKYDFAKKYIDVVKSETTNYEVMNWITEIKDFFNQ; from the coding sequence ATGATTATAGGACTCATTTTAAGATACATAAAAACATACCAAGGGATAAACTATATTCCGATTACTTCTAAAGACAATTTTTGTGGTTTTGTCGGCAATAATGGCATTGGCAAAAGTACGATACTTGAGGCATTAGATTGTTATTTCAATGATAAACCATGGAATTACAACATAGTAACCAAACGAAGTGGGTTATCTGTCACCAAACCATTGATTACTCCAATATTTTTAATTGAAAAAGATAAGATTGGAGCAAGTAATAAGCCAGCATTTGAAGCTTTAAGTAACACCGTATGGACTATCACAGAAGATGATGTAAATAACGCTCATCGAGTCCATATTAAATCATTTCTCAATCAAAGGGAATTACTTTCAAGAGAATATAATTCGGATGACTATTTCCTTATTCCTTTAGGGGTAGATTATAATAATGATTGTGCTTTAAGCATTTTTAATTGTAACAAAACTGCACTAGCATTATTACCGGACTTATCTCCTGAAACTAATAGCCTAAATATTGACCAGTTAAATATTCTCAAACCGCTCATTGAAGAAGTAAAAAACGTATTTCAATATATCTATATCCCGAAAGACATAGATCCAACGACTTTTACTAAGCTTGAAACGACCGAGATTCAAGCTTTAATGGGCGAAAGTTTAAATGAAGTCCTTGAACAGAGGGTCCCGCAAACGCAAATATCTGAGATAAATAGAAGCCTAAATGATTTTTTGACTAATCTTTCTCGTGAACTGGGTAATTATTCTTTTAGAACTCCGACTGATAGGCAACAGAATCTAAGGAAGAATGACATTTATAGATTGATCATTGAGGCTTTTTTTTCTATTCGAAAACTTAATAAAAGAGAAGGAGAACATTGGCTAGAGATATCAAGTCTAAGTAGTGGCGAGAAACAAAAAGCTATAATAGAAGTTACCCACAGTTTAATAAAAAATCACAGGGAGAATAGTGACAATCTATTAATTGGAATTGATGAACCAGAAAGTTCACTTCATATGTCTGCTTGTTTTGAACATTTCTTAAAAATGAGTGAAATCTCGATTTCAACCCGTCAGTTTCTATTTACGACCCATTGGTATGGATTTCTTCCTATAATTGAAAAAGGAAGTGTTACTGCAATCACTAAACCGAACTCAAATCATCTCTTTGATTTAATTAGTCTTGAGAATTACCGAGAAATGGTAAAACAACAGATAAGAGAATCCCGAGGAGTTTTACCATACGATATAAGATTGAAAAGCATGAATGATTTCATCCAATCAATTGTATCTTCAATATTGGATGACAATCCTTTTAATTGGATTATTTGCGAAGGCAGTTCTGAAAAGATTTATTTTGATTTTTATTTCGCTGATTTAATAAATGGCTCCAATCTAAGAATTATTCCTGTTGGTGGAGCAAATGAGATAAAACGTATTTATGAACACCTAGTTGTTTCAATTGATGAGTTTAGACGAGAAATAAAAGGCAAAATTGCTTTTATTATGGACACTGATGCAGATTTGCTGCAGTTTGAAACTAACAATACATCAAATGTTTTCATTAAACGATTAATCAACAAGGAAGGAGATACACATCTTATTAATATTAATTCAAACCCTAAAGCACCGCCAACAGAAATTGAAGATTCTCTAAATGGCAAAGCATTCTACCAAGTTTTAAAAGAGTTTAAAAGTAATTATGAAGAACTCCTGTCATTTGTTGAAGAAGACGATACCAAAGAAGAGGTGGTTTCTTTTTATGCTTTAGACTTAAGACCAAGTGAATATCAAAACTTAATACGATTTTTTGATTCTGACAATAATAAATATGATTTTGCAAAAAAATACATTGACGTAGTAAAATCTGAAACAACCAATTACGAAGTCATGAATTGGATAACTGAAATTAAGGATTTTTTTAATCAATAA
- a CDS encoding DsrE family protein, with protein sequence MESLKNTLLLLSQYGMGTGDEALGLQLVTNYLNLMNEEAEPPRFVALYNGGVKLICEGSPVIDILKELEQKGVKLLACKTCLRHFDLIDKMEAGIAGTMMDIVQLQKVADKVISL encoded by the coding sequence ATGGAAAGCCTTAAAAACACACTCCTCCTGCTATCGCAATATGGCATGGGCACCGGCGACGAAGCGCTGGGACTGCAACTGGTAACCAACTATCTGAACCTGATGAACGAAGAGGCGGAACCGCCCCGTTTCGTTGCCCTCTATAACGGCGGCGTCAAACTAATTTGTGAAGGTTCGCCGGTGATTGACATCCTGAAGGAGCTGGAGCAAAAAGGCGTGAAACTGCTGGCCTGCAAAACCTGCCTGCGGCATTTCGATCTGATCGACAAAATGGAAGCGGGAATCGCCGGTACCATGATGGACATCGTTCAGTTGCAAAAGGTCGCCGACAAAGTGATTAGCCTGTAA